The Setaria viridis chromosome 9, Setaria_viridis_v4.0, whole genome shotgun sequence sequence TCCGATTCACCAAGGTTAAGTTATTGGCGTCCTCCTCGGGTCATGCAACCATACGCTAAGAGTTGCAGTAGCACCGTCGTCTAGAACTTTCTCAATGTATTGGCTGAGGTCGTGTTTGCGATAGTCTCGCACATTTTGCGGCCAGAAGCTTGTAGGTCTTATGCTTGAATTCTTTTCAATTAAGGAACTTTCGGTCAGCTACTATCGTGCTTATGTGTAGCAGTTAgtggtttttttttctgaatttgttTCAGATATTGATGCGTATGCTCGTCAATTTCTGGTGAAAATGCCAGGATAAACTCGCAAGTGCTGGGACAACATATCTCTATGGATCCTTAATAAGGaaacaaagttttttttaaaattaatagagaaaaatgagatgCCTATTGATTCATGCTGTGATACAGAACCATACTATGAAACTCATTAGAGTTCTATATAAGTGAACATCATACAATTCTAACATCATCCAACTAGAAGTACCAACTTTATTCGTTTATTTAAGAATTGCAAGCTGTCCTGAGTGTAGCAGCCCCTCTGCCATCAGCGGATTCTGTCAGACCTGATTTTTGTCTGTGACAAAAAGGAACATATCATCAGTTCAACTTCAATATGTTAAGCATTCCAAAAATCAATTGAAGATGCGAAAATTTTTCTCGACCATGATCAACTTTATTCTACTTAGTATATTCTCGATCTAATTGTCTAACTGATCCGAAATTATCTGACCATCATCATTGTTTACGTACACGTTTAACTGATCCCACACCGACATGCAGGTGTAGCTGCTAACTCACCTCACCCACATTCGAGTTCCTACACGGCAGCTCACAAATCCAATACAGGCTACTCACCTCCGCAGCTCCAGGGGATGGCGACGTGGCACTGCCCAGCAACGTAGAACACCCTGTCCAGGTTTATGCGGTCGAGGGAGCTGAAGTAGTCGCAGACACAGGTAGCGTTGGCGATGCCCCTCACAGTGGCACAGCAATGCGGCGATGGCTGCACCATGGGACCGTCATCCTGGACGTACTGGTAGCAGGTGCTCCGCAGCGCGACAATGTCGTTATGGCAGGCTgttcccgccgccggagctgcttgggctgtggcggcggcggcaaggagcaggaggagcgtTGCAGCTAGACTGCGGCTACCGGAGCTCATCATCTGCTGGTACAtcttgattggtgtattgttgcTGCACGATATTGTGGAGTTACACTCGGTATTTGTAGTATCTTGTCTTGAAGACTTGTTCTTGtcacccgcaaaaaaaaaaaaaaggacttGTTCTTGTTGGAGAGGTTTATTTATTCAATTGGGGTTTTTAAGTTTATAAGAACTGGTTCAATGCGAAATTTGTGAGCATCTTTTCAGGCTGAGAGCTTGGGAAAGCTAGTGTTCATGCAAATGACATAGGCTTGACCCACCTAATTAGGGCATTCCTACCCTGCTGCTGAACAATGCCAAGCATGCTGCCGCCCAGCCTGGGGTCACTCAGGCGGGCACCTTCAACTTAACGAGATCCAAGGATAAAAAGGGTACACCAACCTCGAATGTGGATTGGATGCTTCCAACAGGACCCGACCTGAACATGTTTGGgaaaaaatttcaaataaataagAGAACTATTCACgtgttgtggttgtggttgctTTATTAGATATATTCTGTCTCACAGGGCGCATGGTTAAAATGCAACTCCTAACTTTTTCATGTAAAATTTCAATGGAAAATGGAATTTCTTGACTCCTCTTACTTCCCAAGTTTCACCAAATTTCACATATTAAAAAACTTTAATAGGAAGTACATCCTCTGTAAATGCTTCTTTGAGGTCTTTTTCTCATGTATGCTACTTTATAATTGTTGTTCGTATGCATAATATTTCAAGATGGACTCTAATCAAGCATTGCCATAGTTCCATTCAAATTGAAATGGCATTTGTAAGACAAGATTAGGATGGAAAAAACCATTGAGAAGATAGAGGCAACACTCATCTTCCACATCACCATCTCTTGAAAGACGTGAAGTCCATATCTTTTATAAAGATGGCCTAATTTTCAATTCAAAGTAATTTTCTTTATATTCAAATGTAGAGCTAGGACCTTGGTCATATTTCAGTACTATTTTATTGCAATCCAAACCTGCATCTAAAGAAAGAGAAGCAAACGTAGTTGTAAATATAGTTTTCTTAGAGATTTATCAATTCAGATAATATAGTTTTGTAAGAAGAATAAACAAGGCAATAGAACGAAATGAATATCCATATACTATACAATAATTCTGTGAGATGTGTTAGTATAAACTGCCATTGTATATCTAGGTTGAATTCTTGTATATAAAGTTATAAACATAAGGTCTTTCCCTGCTTGTCCTTAGCCTAATGGACCAGTTTCCAATTGATTGTGTTGGACAAACATTTCCTGAAGGGCACTAACATACCTCGTAATTGCATATCCTGGTGGGGCAAGTAGAAACATATTAAACCAAAAGGTTTTGAATTAgctttcataaattaaatttagGTAAGAGTAAGGTGTGTGAGACTAAACTTTTCTGAATATTTGCATATTTGAATGAACTTTACTTATTTACAATTAGTGTCCGGATTCAAGATTTCT is a genomic window containing:
- the LOC117840658 gene encoding uncharacterized protein, which codes for MYQQMMSSGSRSLAATLLLLLAAAATAQAAPAAGTACHNDIVALRSTCYQYVQDDGPMVQPSPHCCATVRGIANATCVCDYFSSLDRINLDRVFYVAGQCHVAIPWSCGDKNQV